A stretch of Triticum aestivum cultivar Chinese Spring chromosome 1D, IWGSC CS RefSeq v2.1, whole genome shotgun sequence DNA encodes these proteins:
- the LOC123169383 gene encoding beta-glucosidase 22, giving the protein MRAIPCAVSLIQLLLLVAPWRGGGATAAGALNFTRADFPGDFVFGAGTSAYQYEGATDEDGRSPSIWDTFTHAGRMPDKSTGDLGADGYHRYKEDVELMSDTGLEAYRFSISWSRLIPRGRGPINPKGLEYYNNLINELTRRGIQIHVTLYHLDFPQILEDEYHGWLSPRVVDDFTAFADACFREFGDRVRHWTTMDEPNVIAIAAYDSGAFPPCRCSAPFGMNCTAGDSTVEPYTVAHHSILAHAAAVRLYRDKYQATQGGVVGMNIYSFWNYPFSPTPADVAATQRSLDFMVGWILDPLVKGDYPEIMKKKAGSRIPSFTKEQSELIRGAIDFVGINHYTSVYVSDGKSGADASLRDYNADMSATFRMSRNDSGTGQFIPINMPNDPQGLQCMLQYLTDTYQNIPIYVQENGYGRFFIDSVNDHNRVEYLSGYIGSTLAALRNGANVKGYFVWSFLDVYEFMAGYYSRYGLHYVDFQDPELPRQPKLSAKWYSKFLKSEIGINIENMVSPHTRSHAQQ; this is encoded by the exons ATGAGGGCCATACCCTGCGCCGTGTCGCTCATCCAGCTGCTGCTGCTCGTCGCGccatggcgaggcggcggcgcgacggcggccggagctctCAACTTCACGAGGGCGGACTTCCCCGGGGACTTCGTCTTCGGCGCCGGCACGTCGGCCTACCAG TACGAGGGGGCGACCGACGAAGACGGGAGGAGCCCAAGCATTTGGGACACTTTTACTCATGCAG GGAGGATGCCAGACAAGAGCACCGGCGATTTGGGCGCAGACGGCTACCACAGATACAAG GAGGATGTGGAGTTGATGAGCGACACCGGCCTGGAGGCGTACCGGTTCTCCATTTCCTGGTCCAGGCTCATTCCAA GAGGAAGAGGGCCTATCAATCCGAAAGGTCTAGAGTACTACAACAACCTGATAAATGAGCTGACAAGAAGAG GGATCCAGATACATGTCACCCTGTACCACCTCGATTTTCCTCAGATCCTCGAAGACGAGTACCACGGCTGGCTCAGCCCCAGGGTCGT ggatGACTTCACGGCGTTCGCGGACGCGTGCTTCCGGGAGTTCGGGGACCGGGTGCGGCACTGGACCACCATGGACGAGCCAAACGTGATCGCCATCGCCGCCTACGACAGCGGCGCCTTCCCGCCGTGCCGCTGCTCGGCACCCTTCGGGATGAACTGCACGGCGGGGGACTCCACCGTGGAGCCCTACACCGTGGCGCACCACTCCATCCTGGCGCACGCCGCCGCCGTCAGGCTCTACCGGGACAAGTACCAGGCGACGCAGGGGGGCGTCGTCGGCATGAACATCTACAGCTTCTGGAACTACCCCTTCTCCCCCACCCCCGCCGACGTCGCCGCCACGCAGAGGTCGCTCGACTTCATGGTCGGCTG GATCTTGGACCCCTTGGTGAAAGGAGACTACCCTGAGATCATGAAGAAGAAGGCCGGGTCACGGATTCCGTCCTTCACCAAAGAGCAGTCGGAGCTGATCCGTGGGGCCATCGACTTCGTCGGCATCAACCACTACACGTCGGTGTACGTCAGCGATGGGAAGAGCGGCGCCGACGCGAGCCTCCGGGACTACAACGCCGACATGTCTGCTACATTCAGAA TGTCAAGGAATGATAGCGGTACTGGTCAG TTCATCCCTATCAACATGCCCAATGATCCACAAGGGCTGCAATGTATGCTCCAGTACCTCACGGACACATACCAGAACATCCCTATCTATGTCCAAGAAAATG GCTATGGGCGGTTCTTCATCGACTCGGTCAATGATCATAACAGAGTGGAGTACTTAAGTGGTTACATCGGGAGCACACTCGCTGCACTCAG GAATGGAGCCAACGTGAAGGGCTACTTTGTTTGGTCATTCCTGGACGTGTACGAGTTTATGGCGGGCTATTATTCGCGATACGGACTGCACTACGTTGATTTTCAGGATCCTGAGTTGCCAAGGCAGCCAAAGCTCTCTGCTAAGTGGTACTCCAAGTTCTTAAAGAGTGAAATTGGGATAAACATAGAGAACATGGTTAGTCCTCACACGAGGTCACATGCTCAACAATGA